One Erinaceus europaeus unplaced genomic scaffold, mEriEur2.1 scaffold_416, whole genome shotgun sequence genomic window, AAGGATACCTGCAAGCccacttcaatgcttgtgaagcagccttccctcctcccccacaggtggggagtcagagctcaaacctggatccttaggcatggtaatgtgtgcactcaaccagctgtaccacctctttttttttttttaactaaaaaaaagtttttgttattatctttactcattggatagagacagccagaaatcgacagggtacggggagatagagagacacctgcagccctgcttcatcacttgtgaagttttccccttataggtggagaccagaggctcaaacatgggtctttTGCACTATAAAGTGTATGCTcaggcaggtgcaccaccacccagccccatcttttgtttatttttatttatttttggtcatctttgggttgacattttcagatacaaagagggatgagaaggaagaggcagggagagatagataccacaacaccaaagcttccttccatgtggtgggagtttgaacctgagctGCACACATGATAAAGCCGTGCACTATTCATATTCAGAATTATTTTGAGGGCCCCTTTCACGTCTTTTCAAAATACCACcaggtttttgagagagaggtGTAAAGTGACAGAGAGGCCAATTTTTTATATTGAATTTGGAAATCAGGATTACCTATTGAAATTCTTTCATGGACTAGAGCCTCAAAGATGATTCAGGGCAAAGGGTGAATGCAAACACAAGAAGTATTCATCCCTAGGGAAGTCAGTCTATGCGTTCTGCCAAGACTGCTTTTTTCCCACCATCTCACCTGCCAAGACTGACTTCAGGCCAATCTTCATGAGCATGCACGCTCCCCTCCCAACTCTCCGCCAAAGGAGCTTTTACTGACCTGTGCCCTTGGGAGGCCCAGAGCCCACATAGTCGGATAGCACTGTGCCACTGCTGATGTCATTGCCCTTCATGTTGACCACCAGAAAATGATGCCATTCCCTACAAGAGGAACAGAGGGCAATCAGCACTGGGGAGATTCGCACATACTCACTGCACAGCCAGCACAGGTGCATGCAGCTTATCTATGCCGGACACAGTGACTGACAATGGGCAGTCCTGCCTTCCTGGCCAGCACAAACCTTGTGTGTCTGCAGAAGAAGTGTCCAGCCCCTCCCTCTGAGGTTATCTAAGTCATCAGCCAGCTAACTTTTTCTCAGAAGGCTCAAGTAGTAAATGCTTTATCTAAAAATATGCATCAGTTCTTGCGGCTGTGGCACAAAAAGGAGCCTTGATACGATATCAAAGTTACCATGGCATGTTCCAATTAAACTTGACTTATGGACAGAGACCTGACTTCCAAGTAATGTTTCTCATGCCACAAAGtattctttcaatttctcccatAAACTGAAAATGCAAAATACTAATCTGAACTCATGAGGCTGTACAAAAGCAGGCCTGGTTGTACAATAGATCTGGTTTGGATCTCCTAGATTCCTATGCTCCAGAGAGCAGGGGTAGAGAATGTACTTCTGGACTTAAGCACTGGCATGAACACTCCAAACTGTCTTCCAGCACAACATGTCCAGTGAGGGGCATGTATGAGGTCCCCTCTGGAGGAACTGCTTCTCCCTTCGCACCCTGACCCCCATTCCCAACTTGCCTGTATTTGGGGTCTTTCCTGCTTGGAGCATCTGGGTCTGTCAAGACCAAGGTATAGAGTTTGCCGGAGTCAAGACCATCCCATGTGATGCTGATGGGCCGGTCCTTTACCTGCAAGAAGAAACCAGTTTGGAATAACTAAGACAAAAACATGGAAGAAACAAGCACACCTTCTTTGGTTCAGGACCTCAGGTTcctgaaaaataaaacagcagaCTGTTAAAAGTGTATGGGCTCTAGCCAGAACTGACATTTAAGTACACTATTAATTTTCATCCCAAGAGTTGACCTGAGGATTAATATCCTGGCATGGTATTAACAGCAAGAGGTGGGGGCAGGATGTCCACCTCCATACCAACTTAAGTCACCTACAACTTTTATATAGTGTGAAATGACCAGGTCTGCAGATTTGGTAGTGGGGATGTGGCCTGCTCAAATGAAACCTCTATTAAATGGACATTCAATGtgcacaggagaaaaaaaaaatcgagaTGGCTTCAGAGTCTGGGAAAAGTGAGGCTAGAAGATGGGGCACTTGTTATGCAAACTCTCAGAGCAAGATTTGCACCACTGCCTCAAGGCCTACAACTCGCAGTAGTGACTGGCACTGCAGTTTCTCCATTGTGGGCTACCTGCACTAGGTCTTGTCTCAGCCATGGACATCAGAGGCCACAAACGGTTCACGAAGGAGGCCGTTTGGTTCATGGAGGAAGCGGTTTGCCCTCGAGCCTTCAGGCACTCACCTTCAGGGTGCCATCAAGCCCTAGGCCTCTGAGACAATGGAGGAATCTCTGGGCAGAGGAGGGCACTGATTACATAATGCGTCCTATGCCCTCGGTGGCGGCTTTAGCTCCCCAAAACCCGGGCCTAAAACCCTGAGCtcggagggagggagtgggggagtgCAGGTGGTCCCATCCCGGGCCTGACACCCTCTCCCCGCTCCACCCCCGCGGTGTGGTCTGTTTCCAGGCCTGGGCCCCAGCCGGAGCCTAGAGTCCCCGGGAAAGCGGATCTCTGTCTCCCGCAGGTCGAGCCCCGCCCGCCGTATGCTGGCTCCGGGTTTGGGGGTGTATCTGTAGACCTTCGAGGTGGGCTTTGCGCACCCCTCCCTCTGGGGATCTGGATCACGCAGGCCCGGGCGTCCCCACcgccgcccccccaccccggctccccgcccccGCGGTCCCGCCAACCGCGCAGCCTCGGCGGTCGCACCCCGCGCCGACGAGTACCTGGGTGGGCGTCAGCACTTTGCCCAGTTCGTCGACCTCCGACCCGGAGTACTTGACCTGCAGCGGGTGCTGAGGCTGCTCGTCCACTTCCTGCAGGCTCAAAGGCCCGGACCACTTGCTGAGATCCACCGGCATGGCGGGGCTAAGCCGGGCTGGCGGCTCGGGGAAGGGCTGGGAAGCCGGCAAGCGAGGCTTAGGGTGCGGGAGCTGGAGCGCAGCGTGCACGGCTACGGAGGGGTTGCAAGGGGGATGTGCAGGACTCTCCCGAGGCCCAGTCCCCGCGGCTGCCTCCAATCACCGCGAGGCACCGCCCCGCCCCGCCAATCAACAAAAGGCTCCGCGCCGCTCCGCCAATCACCGCGAGGCCCATCCCTACTCTAGTCCCGCTCGCAGGCCCTGGCTgcaggccttttttttcttttcttttttttttttttggcggtgGGGGCGGGTGATCTGCTCTCCTGGGGCGGTTGTTACGACCCGGAATTAGTTTTGTTTGCAAGTCTGATTCAagaaaggcatttgagagagtcggccatagcgcagcgggttaagggcacgtggcgccacgcgcaaggaccagcataagaatcccacctgaaggggagtcacttcacaggcggtgaagcgagtctgcaggtgtctctttctctctccctctctgccttcccctcctctctccgtttctctctgtcctatctaacaacgatgacatcaataatcactacaacaataaaacaaggggaacaaaagagaaaataaacaaatattaagaaaaagaaatgcacttGAACTAGAGTTTTTCCGTCTCTCCTTTTCCCAGGAGGCTTTCCTCCCCTTTCTAAATTCTTTCTGCATGCACTTGAACTACGCTTGAGTTTTCCCCTCTCCTGTTGCAGGAGAATTTCTTCCACTTGATAAATTCGGAAAAGGAAGGCcttgtttttggtcttgcatttctGAAGGCAGACACCTCCCACTGTTTTCCAGCCAGCTAGCTCTCTTGTTTTGATAGTTGCTGGGTGAAAGGGCCAGAGCAAACTTGTGAGCATCTTCCTTAGTGGACAAACGTATGTGTTCATATATTTGATCCCTTACAACCCTTTGTTGGTCTtcaccctgcggctacagacagactatgacccacatagtcaacgactgccacctctccagattcaaaggaggtctcgaaactttacatcaggctcaacctgacgctgttgactggctacagaaaaagagcaaacgctagaagaagaagaaccacaagaTTCATAGGAAGGAGTGGGAGTAGAtaggatagtggttatgcaaaaagactctggtGCCTGCagctctgagtcccaggttcaatctcccacaccactataaaccagaactaagcagggctctggttaaaaaaaaaattataggagatgatgttccttttgataaattttttttttaattttttgtgtgatttaataatggtttacagggtaAGATTACAaggttatagttccacaccccacttaatgtttttttgttttgttagcttccagggaagaaaaagaagggcaaagaaagatagatacctgcagacgtgtgacatccccctgcaggtggggagatgggggctagaaccgggatctttatgctggtgttTGGGCTTCTTGGCCATGTATGCTTAATGCACTGTGCTATGCTACCGCCCCGCACACAACTCCCCctgtccccttccccctttttcactctgtctcccttccctctcaattctgtctgTACTTTTAATAATCATTCTCCTCTTGAGAAAAGTAGAGAAGAATTCTAGATATTTCTTAATAAATTCTATCTCCTTAGTGTCTCTCCAGTgagttcatttctctctctcttttttcttataaatatttttcctttctgggcgggggagacaacataatggttatgcaaacagattctcatgcttgaggctcctaagtcccaggttcaatccccctcaccaccataagccagagctgagcagtgctttggtgtttctctctctgtgtgtgtgtgtctctctctcttcatctctctcaaaaataaaataaataatttttttttcctttctattttatttgacaggacagagataaattgagaaaggaggggaggagagacagagagacatccgcagacctgcttcaccactcgtgaagcttccccactgcaggtgggaaccaggagctcaaacgtGAGTCCTTGTGCTGTTACATGGGCGCTTAAGCCggtgcaccagtgcctgg contains:
- the LOC103118442 gene encoding phosphatidylethanolamine-binding protein 1 encodes the protein MPVDLSKWSGPLSLQEVDEQPQHPLQVKYSGSEVDELGKVLTPTQVKDRPISITWDGLDSGKLYTLVLTDPDAPSRKDPKYREWHHFLVVNMKGNDISSGTVLSDYVGSGPPKGTGQ